Proteins encoded by one window of Polyangiaceae bacterium:
- a CDS encoding rhodanese-like domain-containing protein, whose amino-acid sequence MRRDQIKPEDAQRLVSEGALLVDVRTTAEFNAGHLPGAINIPLHELGKRAVELEPKEQAIVVYCASGMRSRGARRVLQQAGFNAVSDLGSASRWK is encoded by the coding sequence ATGCGCCGCGATCAGATCAAACCCGAAGATGCCCAACGCCTGGTCTCCGAAGGCGCGCTGCTGGTTGATGTGCGCACCACGGCAGAGTTCAACGCTGGGCATCTACCGGGCGCGATCAACATTCCATTGCACGAGCTCGGAAAGCGCGCGGTGGAGCTCGAGCCGAAAGAGCAGGCCATCGTGGTCTACTGCGCCAGTGGGATGCGCAGCCGGGGCGCTCGGCGCGTCCTTCAGCAGGCAGGTTTCAACGCCGTGAGCGACCTCGGCTCCGCCTCGCGTTGGAAATAG
- a CDS encoding DNA repair ATPase: MADDTPENQRDLEGGSYELIRTRLVEQAKRLAQGAEALNTERRAAFGGQELAVVGNERVRTENNCVPRDIVMVEGQLLFGYNVFIGLRTETQVADVFSLHRFMRTGEGFDVSAIGKGEHARSFLEDTRFVEQFLELYTYYKDAKLIQLTRSESKLLAVFQTGASVDDKRVFRWGLDSGGHATYIDNRGERDHVFPKSHDFTWRETTREQHVKGRHPHVNIENVVFVECVDGDLTIKVENNTETGQGIYAEPVDDPRQSLDDASISYAMLGHLVLLRMIPYGETQPRYLVFATRTHKVVRVDAIGAACVQLPEDHGVIFPGGYVLMDGQHKVFEGDYERFLFERSVRSPNGEDVLYIFHEREQGVYALFSYNLIRKEVQNPIVCSGYSLFEDGRMVVFRQSSEEPTRVHPMQFWQTPFVSIEHAAKQPVKGGPLGKVGNAELVRGISDCLSLSRMAIETTPTRQIYEDLIRAITRTNDTYYWLGQEELGALGPVLGELRSTAELIVDEFDKVVAIKERAQAALAEALEKQQALEARIRPDSFNAIEQFMQGLTELRNQRGHLISLRELRYIDTARVDELEQECVEQFDRLSQATVGFLLDAAALAPLQTQLAELLEGIATVEKTPELKPLSERLETTSEGLTLMSEVVGSLEVEDPTQRTQILERISEVFATLNRVRATLHNKKKALQSAEGRAEFAAQFKLLGQNVQSSLSLAETPDGCDEQLSRLMIQLEELEARFSEFDDFVAELAQKRDEIYEAFNQKKQHLLDERQRRAQNLVSAAERILSSVARRGQAFGDDDALNAYFASDPMVMKVRDLAARLAELGEAPKAEELTSRLKQARQDALRGLRDRQELFEDGAQLIKLGKHRFAVNTQAIELSLLPLGNSSEDGMALALSGTDFREAIADEAFNEYQDCWHQQLISETPEVYRGEFLAASVLHQARNGEGGLSLAALREAQLSDGGLEELVRKQAAARYDEGYERGLHDADTALILQAALSLSESAGLLRYDADARALAAWYWANLHSQRAASEGSDERGRKRALYARRAASLGRLQRQLGDDHGLKELGRELGAEIAEFYRHARRVGPEELSELAGGYLAEELAGETPSFVSSPGAEQLRRSFLTALEDSGARSAFEADVRELEYEPEAQLVTVRTWLSAFASKLPELEKGGAGKHILEASVLVLSERILDYRASSALTECIVEGLLGDHPRIVEGKLQLSISEFERRLGRFLAVQVPRFRAYRTARQNLLDGERRRLRLDEFKPKVLSSFVRNRLINEVYLPLIGDNFAKQLGAAGDNKRTDLMGLLLLISPPGYGKTTLMEYVASRLGLVFMKVNGPALGHGVHSLDPSEAPNATARQEVDKINLALEMGNNVMLYLDDIQHTHPELLQKFISLCDAQRRIEGVWQGRTRTYDLRGKRFCVVMAGNPYTESGEKFQIPDMLSNRADTYNLGDILEGKDDVFALSYIENAVTSNPVLAPLASRSTRDLHAFIRMAQGEEVPASELEHGYSAVEIGEIKAVLTRLFKVQGILLKVNQAYIASASMDDKFRTEPSFKLQGSYRNMNKLAEKVVSAMNEAELQSLVEVHYSGEAQTLTTGAEHNLLKLAELRGTLKPEAAQRWEEIKAGFKKHLALGGSETDPVVRVTSQLSSLGEQLIAIRESIREATASRDTPSKLEWVEGHIQALNQSLERLAEPKVALTVRNDPPPGIDELLAMQVQIMEQTLVPFVRVATQRLDDSEALRERLDEFIAQVKAIDARLKGALGPTYGS; the protein is encoded by the coding sequence ATGGCTGACGACACGCCAGAAAACCAGCGCGACCTCGAAGGCGGAAGCTACGAGCTCATCCGGACGCGCCTGGTGGAGCAAGCCAAACGCTTGGCGCAAGGGGCTGAGGCGCTAAACACCGAGCGTCGGGCGGCCTTCGGCGGGCAAGAACTCGCAGTAGTCGGCAATGAGCGCGTACGCACCGAGAACAACTGCGTTCCCCGCGATATCGTGATGGTCGAAGGCCAACTGCTATTCGGCTACAACGTCTTCATTGGCTTGCGCACGGAAACGCAAGTCGCAGATGTATTCAGCCTCCATCGCTTCATGCGCACCGGAGAAGGCTTTGACGTCTCCGCGATTGGCAAGGGGGAACACGCACGTTCTTTCCTCGAGGATACGCGCTTCGTGGAGCAGTTCCTCGAGCTGTATACGTACTACAAGGACGCAAAGCTGATTCAACTGACGCGCTCGGAGTCGAAGCTCCTCGCGGTCTTCCAAACCGGCGCCAGCGTGGACGACAAGCGCGTTTTCCGCTGGGGCTTGGACTCCGGCGGGCACGCGACGTACATCGACAATCGCGGAGAACGGGACCACGTCTTCCCCAAGAGCCACGACTTCACGTGGCGTGAGACGACGCGGGAGCAGCACGTCAAGGGCCGGCATCCTCACGTCAACATCGAGAACGTCGTCTTCGTCGAGTGTGTGGACGGAGATCTGACGATCAAGGTCGAGAACAACACCGAGACCGGTCAAGGCATCTACGCGGAGCCTGTGGATGATCCACGGCAGAGCCTGGACGACGCAAGCATCTCCTACGCGATGCTTGGGCACCTGGTGTTGCTCAGGATGATCCCCTACGGCGAGACCCAACCTCGCTACCTGGTCTTTGCGACGCGTACCCACAAAGTGGTGCGAGTCGACGCCATCGGCGCCGCGTGTGTCCAGCTGCCGGAAGATCACGGTGTGATTTTTCCCGGTGGCTATGTGCTGATGGACGGTCAACACAAAGTCTTCGAAGGAGACTACGAGCGCTTCCTCTTCGAGCGCAGCGTGCGCTCGCCAAACGGCGAAGACGTGCTCTACATCTTTCATGAGCGCGAACAGGGCGTGTATGCGCTGTTCTCCTACAACCTGATCCGCAAGGAAGTACAAAACCCCATCGTATGCAGCGGGTATTCGCTCTTCGAAGACGGCCGCATGGTCGTGTTCCGCCAGAGCTCCGAGGAGCCTACGCGGGTGCACCCGATGCAGTTCTGGCAGACGCCCTTCGTTTCGATCGAGCACGCGGCGAAGCAACCCGTAAAGGGTGGTCCGCTCGGCAAGGTCGGCAACGCGGAGCTGGTGCGAGGCATCAGTGATTGTTTGAGCCTCTCGCGCATGGCGATTGAGACGACACCTACCCGGCAGATCTACGAAGACCTGATCCGCGCCATCACGCGCACCAATGACACTTACTACTGGCTGGGTCAGGAGGAGCTCGGCGCTCTGGGACCGGTGCTCGGCGAGCTCCGCTCAACCGCCGAGCTGATCGTCGATGAGTTCGACAAGGTCGTTGCGATCAAGGAGCGCGCCCAAGCTGCGCTTGCGGAGGCGCTCGAGAAACAGCAGGCCCTCGAGGCTCGAATCCGCCCGGATTCGTTCAATGCCATCGAGCAGTTCATGCAAGGACTGACGGAGCTCAGGAACCAACGGGGTCACCTGATCAGCTTGCGGGAGCTTCGCTACATTGACACCGCCCGCGTGGACGAACTCGAGCAGGAGTGCGTCGAGCAGTTCGACCGGCTCAGTCAAGCGACGGTCGGCTTCCTGCTCGATGCGGCGGCCCTCGCGCCCCTTCAGACTCAGCTCGCGGAGTTGCTGGAAGGGATCGCGACGGTAGAAAAGACGCCGGAGCTCAAGCCCCTCAGTGAGCGCCTGGAGACCACCAGCGAGGGGCTCACGCTGATGAGCGAAGTCGTGGGCAGCCTCGAGGTCGAGGATCCGACCCAGCGCACGCAGATCCTCGAGCGCATTAGCGAGGTATTCGCCACGCTGAACCGCGTCCGCGCCACGCTCCACAACAAAAAGAAAGCACTGCAGAGCGCCGAGGGGCGCGCGGAATTCGCTGCGCAGTTCAAGCTGCTTGGACAGAACGTGCAGAGCAGCCTAAGCCTTGCGGAAACGCCTGACGGCTGCGACGAGCAGCTTTCGCGACTGATGATCCAGCTGGAAGAGCTGGAAGCGCGCTTCAGCGAATTCGACGACTTCGTCGCCGAGCTGGCGCAGAAGCGTGACGAGATCTACGAAGCATTCAACCAGAAGAAGCAGCACCTCCTAGACGAGCGCCAGCGGCGCGCCCAGAACCTGGTCTCTGCAGCAGAGCGCATCCTGAGCAGCGTCGCGCGGCGTGGACAGGCGTTCGGCGATGACGATGCGCTGAATGCCTACTTCGCCAGCGACCCGATGGTGATGAAGGTGCGCGATCTGGCGGCGCGTCTCGCCGAGCTGGGCGAAGCGCCCAAAGCCGAAGAGCTTACCTCGCGCCTGAAGCAGGCGCGGCAAGATGCGTTGCGCGGCCTCAGGGACCGTCAGGAGCTGTTCGAAGACGGCGCCCAACTGATCAAGCTCGGAAAGCACCGATTCGCCGTCAACACTCAAGCCATCGAACTCAGCCTGCTGCCGCTCGGCAATAGCTCCGAGGACGGAATGGCGCTCGCCCTCTCAGGAACTGACTTCCGCGAGGCAATCGCAGATGAGGCCTTCAACGAGTACCAAGACTGCTGGCATCAACAACTGATCAGTGAAACGCCCGAGGTGTACCGAGGCGAGTTCCTCGCGGCGAGCGTCCTCCACCAAGCTCGCAATGGTGAGGGCGGGCTGTCTCTGGCGGCGCTACGAGAAGCCCAGCTCAGCGACGGCGGCCTCGAAGAGCTGGTCCGCAAGCAGGCTGCCGCACGCTACGACGAAGGCTACGAACGTGGGCTCCACGACGCGGACACCGCGCTCATCCTGCAGGCTGCCCTGAGCCTCAGTGAATCGGCAGGTCTGCTCCGCTACGATGCCGATGCCCGCGCCCTTGCCGCGTGGTACTGGGCGAACCTTCACTCCCAGCGCGCAGCTAGCGAAGGCTCTGACGAGCGCGGTCGGAAGCGCGCACTTTACGCACGCAGGGCGGCGAGCCTCGGTCGGCTGCAGCGTCAACTCGGCGACGACCACGGCCTGAAGGAGCTAGGCCGGGAGCTGGGCGCTGAAATTGCCGAGTTCTATCGGCATGCTCGGCGGGTCGGCCCGGAGGAGTTGAGCGAGCTGGCGGGCGGCTACTTGGCGGAAGAGCTGGCGGGGGAGACCCCAAGCTTCGTCTCGAGCCCGGGCGCGGAGCAGCTCCGGCGGAGTTTCCTGACGGCACTCGAAGATAGCGGCGCGCGCAGTGCCTTCGAAGCCGATGTGCGGGAACTGGAGTACGAGCCCGAAGCACAGCTCGTCACTGTACGCACCTGGCTCAGCGCCTTCGCGAGCAAGCTCCCCGAGCTTGAAAAGGGCGGCGCGGGAAAACATATCTTGGAAGCCTCCGTGCTCGTGCTCTCCGAGCGCATCCTCGACTACCGGGCCAGCAGCGCCTTGACCGAGTGCATCGTGGAGGGCTTGCTCGGCGATCACCCGCGAATCGTGGAGGGTAAGCTCCAGCTGTCGATATCGGAGTTCGAGCGACGTCTTGGCCGCTTCCTCGCGGTGCAAGTGCCGCGCTTCCGCGCCTACCGCACCGCGCGCCAGAACTTGCTCGATGGAGAACGACGCCGGCTACGCCTGGATGAGTTCAAGCCGAAGGTGCTCAGCTCCTTCGTGCGCAACCGGCTGATCAACGAAGTGTACCTCCCGCTGATTGGCGACAACTTCGCGAAGCAGCTCGGCGCGGCAGGGGACAACAAGCGCACGGACTTGATGGGCTTGTTGTTGCTGATCTCTCCGCCAGGCTACGGCAAGACCACACTCATGGAGTACGTCGCCAGCCGTTTAGGCTTGGTGTTCATGAAGGTGAACGGTCCCGCCCTGGGGCACGGAGTGCACAGCCTGGATCCGAGCGAGGCCCCCAACGCGACCGCACGCCAGGAGGTAGACAAGATCAACCTCGCGCTCGAGATGGGAAACAACGTGATGCTGTACCTGGACGACATCCAGCACACGCACCCGGAGCTGCTACAGAAGTTCATCTCACTCTGCGATGCGCAGCGGCGTATCGAAGGCGTGTGGCAAGGCCGAACTCGCACCTACGACCTGCGCGGAAAGCGCTTCTGCGTGGTGATGGCGGGCAATCCGTACACGGAATCTGGGGAAAAGTTCCAGATCCCGGATATGCTTTCGAACCGCGCGGATACGTACAACCTGGGAGACATCCTGGAAGGCAAAGACGACGTATTCGCGCTCAGCTACATCGAGAACGCGGTGACCTCGAACCCGGTGCTGGCGCCCTTGGCCAGCCGCTCCACGCGGGACCTGCACGCCTTCATCCGTATGGCGCAAGGAGAGGAAGTACCGGCGTCGGAGCTGGAGCACGGCTACTCCGCGGTCGAGATCGGCGAGATCAAAGCCGTGCTGACGCGCCTATTCAAGGTTCAAGGCATATTGCTCAAGGTGAACCAGGCGTACATCGCCTCGGCGTCCATGGACGACAAATTCCGCACGGAACCCTCCTTCAAGCTTCAGGGCAGCTACCGCAACATGAACAAGCTCGCCGAGAAGGTGGTGAGTGCGATGAACGAGGCGGAGCTGCAGTCGTTGGTGGAGGTTCACTACTCTGGCGAAGCGCAGACGCTGACAACCGGAGCGGAACACAACCTGCTCAAGCTGGCAGAACTCCGAGGCACGCTGAAACCTGAAGCTGCCCAACGCTGGGAGGAGATCAAGGCTGGGTTCAAGAAGCACCTGGCGCTTGGGGGTTCGGAGACTGACCCGGTGGTACGCGTCACGTCCCAACTGAGCAGCCTCGGTGAGCAGTTGATCGCGATCCGTGAGAGCATTCGCGAGGCGACGGCGTCCAGAGACACACCCAGCAAGCTCGAGTGGGTGGAGGGCCATATTCAGGCGCTAAACCAGTCGCTGGAGCGCCTGGCGGAACCAAAGGTGGCGCTCACGGTTCGCAACGATCCGCCACCAGGCATCGACGAGCTGCTCGCGATGCAGGTCCAGATCATGGAGCAAACCTTGGTGCCGTTCGTGCGGGTTGCGACACAGCGTCTCGATGACAGCGAAGCCTTGCGCGAGCGACTGGATGAGTTTATCGCCCAGGTTAAGGCGATCGACGCGCGCCTGAAGGGCGCTCTCGGTCCGACATACGGCTCATGA